gggAGTGATAAAAGTGAACAACTGCTTCTAACCCATAAATAAGAAAACCTTGTGTTAAGCTTCGAGATTTGTCGCCAATGCAGAGTAATTGTTTCAGTCCACTGCATTATCCAAAGATGTTACTgtttttcttctattttctttaaagGAATTCATCATCCAGACAATTTAGGATGACTTTTCTCAATAAAGAATGTAATTTGAGCAGGGAAAAAATTAAAGTGGGTATTAGAAAGCCTTTAAGTTGATACTGTAATACTTTGACAAGGGTTAAATAACTCTGCAAAATGTACGACTAAAAAGTGTATGAAGATCGACAACATTCATTGGCTTGAATCAAAATTACTAGATTGATCTTCCGAGTCCATGATCATAGTAATATGCGGGTCCTCCTCAACCTTGGTATCCTTGGCAAGCACATTGCAGTTAATGGTGTGCCACACCGGTCTCTCTTCTTGGAATAACCTAAAAAAACTCAAGGATAGTATGAGAatcttttatttaaataaataaatggcGGCATTATACACATTATGAAACAGCCCTTTTTCTTATGTTGGAATGAAAGAGTTTCTTGACTGCAAACAATTTGACAGTTTATCAACACTTCAATATTTTTCATGTTGTTTGTTAGTATGACTAACTAGTATAGATCAACTGGTAAAACTGAAAGTTCCCAAGACCCAAGTGGCAGCTGGTAAAGTTACACCCCTCTGTTATACAATCAGAAAGTGGTATGCATCTACTAAATTGGGTTTCTTTTTCTCTCAACATGCCTACATTATACCTATCCAGCATTTTTGGTAAGCATCTCAGGACACTTGCTCATTGGCCATTTCAATTAATGGACCAATGTTTGGTTTTGTTGTGGTGACTAGATCGCTATTTCATACTGAGAAGAAAGGATAACAAGAAGCATTCGGTCATGTTCTATTTACATACAATTTCCTGCAATAGTAGATCACTGATCTTTCCAAAAGGCACAATCAGCTGTGAGTAACTAGAACCAGTAGTTCTAACCTTAGCATTCAGAgaacagagagagagagagaaactcACGGGTGTTTGCATAGCATAGGGCTTTGAATAGTAAGTGCATACTTGCACGTGGATAACTCTGTAATTGAACTAATCATTGCTCTTGGCTCCGAGCAGACAAATCTCACCTACAAACAGTAAGAAGGAAAGCGATGTGAATGAATCTAAAAACAAAATCATGGGCCTTTTCCCTCCAAAGGATATCTAAAAACCATATCACAATCCTGTAATTTTATTGCTTCATACCTCAGTTTCTCGTGGCTGATTAGTAAGATCACATTGGGTTCCATTCGTATATTGATGAGCATGATACCTGTATGAGATGCAGgatcattattatttattagtaatctttttcttttctttcgttCTTTTACTTCACTAATTACTTTTCACCACTTGAAACCTCCTATTgttataaaaaagaaataaagatgaAAAACTACAggataacttaaaattttaaaccatttGAGGCCTCACCTTTGTGATGCATCTTTTGAGCGAGGATCTTTTAATGCAGATATGTCAGAGAGATTCTGGTTGAAGGCAGCAGTGGCCTCTTCATCATATACACCCAAGACAAATTCCTGAACCACCTGCAATAATacaaaaatgatagaaaatgtGCACAAGAAATTAATAAAATCTTCTTTGGAAGCTCACTGTATTCATTAAGGTAATGAACAGGTCATAGTAGGAAtactcaaaattaatttttatgatagcAAAAGATGCTGCTGCATCTGcatttataactattattatattactaCCACCTATTGTATAAATTGCTACTCAGATCAAATAGATGGTGCAAGCACCATATTCAGTGCCCAAAACCATCAGTTGAGTATCCATAAGGTTCTGCTCATTGAAcctttttgttatatttttagtAATTCATTTCAGAAAATAATGATATTCTGCATCACTGAAGGATACATCACAGACAGAACTCTCATACTAGTTAAAAAAACCAAGTTTAATGTAAATATGAGCaccttaaattcaataaaaaattctaCCTTATCCTCTTCCACATGTATTTGCCGTAACCGATTTTGATAGCAAAATTCATAAGACCACCAACCCTCTTGCTGCATAGAAAATAGCTGACAAAATAAGCACTAGAGGCAGATATGAAATAAGCAGCACGCAACTTGAAGAAAGAACAAAGGCTTTTTAATTCTTTGCATTAATCTCTGATGACAGCACCATCACTTCACCAGACAGGGTGTAGGAACCAGATGCTCACTCTGATAAAGCATCGATCTTTCAGTACTTCCAGCAGCTCATCAGGCGTCTTCAGTTTAACCTGTTTCTCAGATTCCACAATCATGGTACTAACGTTCTGCTGAGTAACTGGCTTTAGAGTCTTGGTTTTCTCCACCTTAGGCAAGAAACATAAAAAATTCTTTCCATCTTTATTAGGCATAAAAACAGACTCCTGATCATCATCCTGCAAAATGTTCCAGGCATTGTAATAGTAGTTCACTAAAAATGGAACTTGATAGGTTCACATCAAAGGAAAACCAGCCCACTAAACTTATATGCACATGGAAAATTATGACAAGATTATGCCAAGATTTTCATTCGTCTTATTACCATTAATAACCCTCTTTTATAGAAACAGCACCAAGTTGCATGCCAAGATTACGTGCTCTCTCCAATTTCAAAATACAAACTTTCTTAAGCATTTGAACACACAGTATGAAACAGTATGTTGCTAGACAAAATGTATACTAGTTTATTTGAACCCACTAATAAGCTGTAAATAATAAGAGCATGTTACGTAgaaaactttaaaataaaaaagttcATGCTTACATTAAGAAGTACACATGTAaataattttcagaatttttacaTATTACCATTTATAAATTTTACTTGCTCAAGGAAATATGCAGTGGTGAAAATATAGTTGGTTAAGTCATTAAAGATTATGTTCCCTATGGTCTTATATTAAAATTGGACCACTCCACCTATTGCCAGTAGGTTTTAGGTTGGATGTTCAACATGATAAAGCCCAAGTGAACATCCAGATGATGCTTTAAACCAAGGCTTGATGAGCAAAAACTGTTTAAAATTCTAGTCTTACTTACGGGATGGTAGGGAGAGTCTTCGGAATGGAACTCAATCTTGTATTTTGGTTCACGGGAGCTTCGACCAAGTGTGCTAGCTGTTTATCAGTTAAGTAATAGAAAAGCATCAGAAAGCAAAAAAAACTTGATCCCAGTAGAACCAATATTCTAAAtactaaaaaagaaagaaagaatactATGACATTCCCAATGAATCAGTTGCAATAGTTAGATGGAAACGCTGTATATGATAGAATCACGCACAAAGATGGACTTGGTTGCAACAATTAATAGCTCTTTCTAATGGCATTCGTGGTGAGTGAAGACCATGcattctattttttcttcttctttatttcaTTCTCCGGTTTCATTTGTTTCTAAAGTTCACCCATCTTTATTTAAGAACCAATAACCATTCAATTGACCCAAAGCCACAAAGGTATAAGAACATAAGCAACTTGTGGTTCACCATGTAGGTCAGCTATGATCCATAATATCCAAATTTATCAAACAATCAGCACCTAGCATAACTTTGCTCTCATCAATAAATGCTCACTTTCAAAAGTAGTTGGCATTCacaaataaaaaactaaattcaACTGCAAACTCTTTCTAGTTGTGAAAAAGTATAAAACACTACTGATGCCGAAACCACTTTACTCAGATCATAAAAATATTCATCATATTGTCTTGCAAGAAGCCCTAGAAGTAAAGTAGGCATCAATTCTAGGCTACCGAAGAACCACTGGTATCTCCCATTTGATCACAATACCTAACTGAATCAAATTCCAAAACCACAAAACCCCCTTCTCTAACCAACAAGGGATGTAGCTGTAATAAAGCTCCTTCCTGCCTTTGGTGCTAATTTCACTGCTTAAGCACTACTAATGACTTAGTCATCAATTTTTTTACGGACAAATCGTTCTCCAATTGTGAATAAAAGAGGAACCTATGA
Above is a genomic segment from Gossypium arboreum isolate Shixiya-1 chromosome 8, ASM2569848v2, whole genome shotgun sequence containing:
- the LOC108450188 gene encoding protein OS-9 homolog isoform X2 encodes the protein MYRVQQCLSRSDFPISSSTLGRSSREPKYKIEFHSEDSPYHPDDDQESVFMPNKDGKNFLCFLPKVEKTKTLKPVTQQNVSTMIVESEKQVKLKTPDELLEVLKDRCFIRQEGWWSYEFCYQNRLRQIHVEEDKVVQEFVLGVYDEEATAAFNQNLSDISALKDPRSKDASQRYHAHQYTNGTQCDLTNQPRETEVRFVCSEPRAMISSITELSTCKYALTIQSPMLCKHPLFQEERPVWHTINCNVLAKDTKVEEDPHITMIMDSEDQSSNFDSSQ
- the LOC108450188 gene encoding protein OS-9 homolog isoform X4, yielding MYRVQQCLSRSDFPISSSTLGRSSREPKYKIEFHSEDSPYHPVEKTKTLKPVTQQNVSTMIVESEKQVKLKTPDELLEVLKDRCFIRQEGWWSYEFCYQNRLRQIHVEEDKVVQEFVLGVYDEEATAAFNQNLSDISALKDPRSKDASQRYHAHQYTNGTQCDLTNQPRETEVRFVCSEPRAMISSITELSTCKYALTIQSPMLCKHPLFQEERPVWHTINCNVLAKDTKVEEDPHITMIMDSEDQSSNFDSSQ
- the LOC108450188 gene encoding protein OS-9 homolog isoform X3, whose translation is MRLFVSLVAVLCIVCSNVLADQIFPSHVASTLGRSSREPKYKIEFHSEDSPYHPVEKTKTLKPVTQQNVSTMIVESEKQVKLKTPDELLEVLKDRCFIRQEGWWSYEFCYQNRLRQIHVEEDKVVQEFVLGVYDEEATAAFNQNLSDISALKDPRSKDASQRYHAHQYTNGTQCDLTNQPRETEVRFVCSEPRAMISSITELSTCKYALTIQSPMLCKHPLFQEERPVWHTINCNVLAKDTKVEEDPHITMIMDSEDQSSNFDSSQ
- the LOC108450188 gene encoding protein OS-9 homolog isoform X1 — protein: MRLFVSLVAVLCIVCSNVLADQIFPSHVASTLGRSSREPKYKIEFHSEDSPYHPDDDQESVFMPNKDGKNFLCFLPKVEKTKTLKPVTQQNVSTMIVESEKQVKLKTPDELLEVLKDRCFIRQEGWWSYEFCYQNRLRQIHVEEDKVVQEFVLGVYDEEATAAFNQNLSDISALKDPRSKDASQRYHAHQYTNGTQCDLTNQPRETEVRFVCSEPRAMISSITELSTCKYALTIQSPMLCKHPLFQEERPVWHTINCNVLAKDTKVEEDPHITMIMDSEDQSSNFDSSQ